ATGTACGTTCGGCGGACCAGCCAATCTGGCCCTCGCCCCCGCCCTTCTCGTGTGCCCCGCGGATTCCGGGCTGGCAGTAGAGAGCTTCCGGGCCGGGAGAAGCCCAGGACCTGTGCGACTGCGGCTCTAAGATTGTCGTAGCGGGGCCTCGGCCCCGAAGTCGGCCTCCGGGCTTGCCCTCCTCCGCCTCGTGCGCAGCTTGGCGGCACGCCGAGTGGCGGGGCAGCCCGACGGTTCGTAGCCCCCGGTCTAGCCAGGCTCAACATGATGCCACTAGATTAATCTTGTGGCATCATGAGAGCATGACTGAGATTGCGATCAGCAAGGCGCGCTCCGAACTCGGCGACCTCGTGCGGCGCGCTGCACACGGTCGCGAGACCATCGCACTCACCGACCACGGCCACGTCGCGGCACTCCTCGTATCACCTCAGGTGATAGAGGATCTCGAGGATTCCCTGGCGATCGCTGAACGCGAGCGGCGCAGGGCGCAGGGCACGCTCGGCGAGGGTGTCAGTCACGAAGAGGTCGGCCGCATGCTGGGGCTGCGTACGTGACCTACAGCATTATCTGGGAGCCCGAGGCCACCAGCGCCGCAGTGCGGTTCCTCAAAGACGATCCGCAGGGCCTTGCCGCCCTGTACGAAGCCGTCGACGCCCTCGCCGGGGATCCTCGGCCTGCCCACTCAACGCCATACGGCAGTGTGTACCGACGCCTGAGGGTCGGCTCCTACCGGGCGCTGTACGTCATCGACGACGAAGTTATCCGCATCCTCGTCACCCACATCGGGCGCATGTTCACCTGAGGTGGAGCGGAGCCGGACGACGGGGCAACCAAGGAAATATCTTGTTCCAGAGCGGCATCGATCAGCGTCGCCCCTCAATTCCCCACGCTACGCCGGGACCGGCTCAGGACGCGAAGGCTCCGCCGGGCAGCGCAGCCGGCCGACGGGCAGGCACAGGTCGAGCGGAGCAGCGGCGGCCAGGACGCTGAAGCCGTCGTCCTCGTAGTAGGGGGCCAGATACGGCTTGCGGGCATGAATTTCGCCCAGCATCGCCCTGATAGCCCTGACGGGCGTACGAACGGACCAGGTCGCCAACGAGCCGGTGCCCCCAGCACCTGGCCGTGCGCTGTCGGCCACGGACACGGCTTCCAGCTCGACGAGCACCCTCGACAGCAGCGTGCTCAGCTTCCACGGCCGGCCGGGCCGAGGATTCCTTTTGTGACTCCTCCCCCTCGTGTACGGGGGGCTTCTCGCTATGCCGGTGGGGCTTCGCGACGGGCCAGCCCGGCCCGTAGAACGTTCAGGGCGCCCACCGTGTCCGCGTGCGCGCTTGGGTCGCACCAAGCGGGTCGTCCGCGACAACGCCCAGGCCGTGCTCGGCGGCCATCGAGACCACCCGGGCCTTGAGCCTGCCGGTCGGCATGGGGCTGATCTGGCCGAGGCGGGAATGCCGTCGGCGGTGATTTCACCGGCCGCGTTTCAGGTCCAAGAGCTGACGTTGCACCCCGTGCGGCGTCGGGCGGGGCAAGCCTCTCCAGGGCCGACGGTCGTCAGGCCGGGTTGGGGAGTGAGCCGCCCCAGCGCAGTCAGGTCACACCGAGTCCACAGCCGAGCCGGAGTGGCGGTTGTCCCGCCTCTCCTGCTGGGTACTGAAGTTGAATGTGTGATGTCGGTCAGCCATGTGTGAGCAGGGGGTGTCCTGGTCCCAGCTGCGACTCGGTCCATGACTACGCCGTCTACGTCGAACCAGCGTCTGGGTGCGCACTACCTCGGACGGGTCAGCATCCTCGGTCGCAGATCGCCCGCAGCCGCGGTTCCCTGCCGGCGGGCATCCGCGCGAGCGTGTACCGGAACGCCTCCCTGGACGGCTGTCTGGCCCGGGGGACTCCAGCACCCGCATCGCAACCGTCTTCGTCGTGGCGGCGTGGGCCACGAGACTGTCGACCGCAGTCAGCTGGCTGGCGGGCAACAGATCACCGAAGCCACGACCCACGCACTGCTCCACTGACCTGCCCAGTGTCCTGCCCATCGCCGCGTTGAGGCTGCGGACAGCTGTCCAGGGGCAAGAGAGCCGAAGGGGCAGCCCTTCGAAGGAGTTCGTCCGAGGCGTCCATCTGCGGCTCCCCGGCACGTACCAAAACAGCCTCTCAATGGTATTCGTGCATTTTATTGGGATATCTCCGTAAAGGGTGTGTCTGATCGGCTTCGTCGAGTGACGACGGCAGGGAACCCGCTGGAAACGGTAGGCAGCGGCCCATGATTGCGGTTCTGCCTTCCCGGTGCCGCCAAGGCCGGGAACGGCACCCCGGCAGGGCTGCCGAGCAGCCGCGATCGCACAGCCCTATCAGGGCGGGCACGCGCGGCATCGTCCGGCCAGTCGCGACCGCCTCGCCGCCACGGCACAGGCCTGATGTGACGCTGCAGGCCTCGCCGCCGCGCTTTCCGGAAGAGGTCGAGCAGCCAACCGAGGAGTCTTACGATCCCGGTTGACCCGTTTTTGCGATGTGGCCTGCCCTCGCCCACGGTCGTGTAGGACACTTGAACTCCCGACCTGGAGGACGAGTGTGAGCGCCCAGCCCGAGAGCTCGCGGGACCGCCGGATCCCTGCCATTCCGCACACCATCAATGCCATTGCTGACGCGCTTGGCGGTGCCGACGGTGCGCGCTTCAAGGCCGAAGTTCTCGCGGCGGAAGAATCGGACGTGCCTGGAGTGATGCGCCGCTGGTGGAAAACAGCCATGATCAGCCGCGTTCCCGAGGCTGCCCGCAGTCGCGCGAACGCCGAGAGCGGAAGCTCCCTACTGTCGGTGGATGAACTCATCGCCCGCATCAACGTCGCATGAGCTGGAGCGTCTGGACCGAGGAGATCCCCGCACGGACTGTCCTGGACATGCCTGTGGATCTACAGAGGAAGACCGCGAACTTCTTGAGGGCTCTGGCGATCGAAGTCGGAGGTGCGCTCGACTTCGGGCGGCGCCCGCCGGGTGACCCGATGGACGACCTAGGAGTCCGGTACTCCCTTGAAGTGGCCGGCGAGCCCGTCATCATCGAGTACATGATCATGAGAGACGCGAAGGAGATCCGGGTTCCGGTTCTGGTCTGGTTCCACTGACCGCGCTCTCGGGGCTCCAGCAGTCGGGCGTTTTTGCCGCTGACGCGTAGCTCATGGGCACGGAACGGCGCCAGCAGTGAAGGCGCTTCTGTCCCGACAACGGGTCTAGCACCCTCACCTGTTCGGCTCTGGGCACTACGAGCGCGGCCAGGCCGTCGGGGTCGAAACCCGCGGTCCCTGCCACGCCGCCGGCCTCGACCGCTTGGACCTGGACCTCGGTTCCGAACCGGCAAGCCGCTTCGTACAGGCGCTGCAGAAGCCGGTCAATGTCACCACCGACGACGCGGCCGAACTCGTCGCTTCCGTCACCGGCGGCCGACTCACAAGACGGGCTCTAGGATGAGCCTGGCAGGACCGCCGAGCTGCAACAACACGGTGCTAGATTCGCTCGCCATGCGATCACGTGAGTACGACCTCGACTTCCGCGACAGGGCCCGGAGGACACGCGCCTGGGGGATCGGTCTGTTGGCTTTGGCGGCGCTCCAGTGGACATGGTGTGCCCTGTTGCTGCTCACGCCATACGAGGTCGATGAGAAGCCCGGCGACCGTTACCCCGCGGAGTGCGAGTCACGGTTGTTGACCGAACGTGGAACGGCCAACGAAGGCCTGCAAAGGGGCGATTGGTGTCAGGACGAACGCGACTGGCCGGAAGCCATTGCAGTGCTCGGGCTGTCCGTGCCGGTATCGGCCGCCGGTGTGGCGTTCTTCGCAATTGGCAGCGTGAGTAGCCGTATGAGCGCCCACGCCGAGGCGATGCGAGAGCTGGACAAGCTCACCGATACACAGAACGCGTAGCCTGCACGGGTTAGCAGGCTGCCGGTTCGGGGATCGGCCGGAACATTGAGAAAGCGCCGCGGGTTCGTGAGGAGCCTTGCGCAGTCATACACAAAGCTCCCCGCGCTGCCTGCGCTCTGGGAGCTTGCGCACTACTCCAACATCTACGCAATCGGCTTCCGGGAGCTCCAGGAAGGCCATCCGTCACCTTCGACATCATCCAGGGCCAGAAGGACCCGCAGGCCGAGAACATCACGGTCGCCTGACCCGACCGGCAGCGCCTCGGTCAGTCTCATCGTTACATGCCCCGCATCTGCTGGTTCCTCACCCTGAAGGGAAGAGTGAGACTTCACTCGACTGGCACATCCGGCGCTACTCATGGGTAGTATCTCTTGATACTGCCGCACATTGCAGCAGTTGTGCCCTGCGGGTGCCCCAGCGCAGACGGGGCACCCGTCTCCGCCCGCTCGCGGACCGGGTCTGTGCTTTCAACCGTCATATCCGCGAGCTGCAGAAAGGCCCATGACATGTCTGAAATTCAGGCCCACGCCACAGGACTGACGTCGCAGTACATCGCCCAGGTGACGGGCGACCTTGAGCGCAACGTCAAGGAGCAGGAACGTATCAGTGCGGAAATCGAGGCGCTGCAGGAGCAGTTGGGCGCCCTGCAGCACGACCACTCCGTGCTGGTGAGCATGCAGGAGGCACTCGGCGGCGCGAACGCAGTCGCCGAGGCAGACACCACGGCCGCGCCGACCGTACCGCGACAGGCCACCGCCGAACCCCGGCAGAGCACGCCGAAGAAGGCGGCCGCCGCGAGTGCGAAGACGACGGCATCCAAGAAGAGCGCCGCCAAGACCCCGTCCGCGAAGGCCTCTTCCGCGAAGGTACCCAAGACCGACACCAAGCCGACCCTCGTCAACCTGATCCGCGGCCACCTGGAGCAGCAGAGCGAGCCGCGGTCCGCGACCGAGATCTCCGCCGCGCTCACACAGGCCCACCCTGACCGCGGCGTCAAGACCACCGTTGTGCGCACCACCCTCGAAGGGCTGGTTGCCAAGAGCCAGGCTCAGCGCACCAAGCAGGGCTCGTCCGTCTTCTACACCGCGACGGCCACTTCGGAGACTGCTGCGGCCGAGCCTCAGCAGGAGACAGTGGCCGGCTGACCATCCGCAGGAGCGCGCATCTCCTGCGCTCGTCGCGCATACCGTGCACGCCCGAGGCTGGAAGCACGTTGCAGCGGTACGCGGGCAAGAAGAGAGGGGCAGTCGCCATGATGTGGCGAGTGCCCCTTCAAGTTGAAAAGAGTCTATCTCGGTCCGCCCTGGGACGTATTTCCTCCGGTGAGCTGCCCACTCTTGCCACACCGTGTCAAGACAAGCCGCTGGAAACGGGCGAAGCAGCGTGTGATTCAACGGAGGTCGGGGGGTCGTGGGCCCCCGGTGCCGCTGCGATACGGCGCATAACGGCAGAGGGCGCAACAGCGTGTGTCGGCGATGGCCTCAGGAGCGACGATCGCCGTCTGCGCGGCGCGGTCCGTGTGCTGTCCCAGCAGGGGTTGTGAGCTGATGTCGGTTAGCTGAGTTGGAGTGAGTTGTAGCGAGCGGGAGTGAGTCCTGGCGGTGGCTTGGTGGGGGTGGGAACGGGGGTTCTGGGGTCGCATGGGTGACCTTGGTGGTTCCGGCTCGTTGGGCTGGGTGGCAGGGGTGCGGCCCTGAGTGGGGTGATGTGGTAGGTGGTTTACGGAAGTTGACGGCCTCCTTCGTGGCGCCTGTACCGTGCGGGGTGGCGGTCCGGGACCGCCTCAAACACCTCACCCCCGAGGACGAGGGGGTGCTGCGTGCCGGTCGGTGCGCATCAGGGTGCGCTGGCGTCCGGTGATCTCAGGGCCCGCTGTGCACCAGCAGGCGAGTCGGCTGCGGGCCAACCAGGTGACGAACACGCCGCCCGCTCGCGCGTCACCGCCCGGCCACCCCACCCGGCACGGAGAGTGAGTCGGCAGCGCCCAGGCCGACCCTGTATGGCGCCAGCCTCCTGAAGCTTCCGGAACGGCATCGTGACATCGCTCTCCCGGGAGCCAGGGCACCCACGACCGGCAGGCGGACGACCTTCGCCAGCCGCACCGCCGACCGGTCGTGGCGGCTCCCCGAGCAACCCTCCACGGCCGGATATGCGCCGGGATGCCGACTTCCGCCCTCCGCGTCCATGTGTAGTCGGTGATGGTGGTTGGTGTCGGACGGTATTGCCCCAAAGCCGATGCCACCGCCCCGGCACTTGCCCGCCGGGCAACTGCTGCCAGTGCCCGTGGTGTTGTGCCGGTGCCATCGCAGCCGACAGACATATTGCCTGCGTAGCAGTTGTCGCTTCCGAGCTCTGGGCAGCGTCCTACGCCACCGCAGCGGCCATCAGTCGCCATCCAGTGGGACCTTCCGCAGTTGTTCGGAAGCTCCCAATGGGGGCGGTCAGTTCTGGCGAGCTGCACGGCGCTGGCGTAGTTGGCGGTGCCGAGTTCCGGGTCGGCCGTGTGTGGTGGGATTGCGCGGTCCGGCAGAAGCGTCGGTGTCTCAGGTAGTCGCTGGCGGCGTGGGTACCGGTTCCTCGGCGTGGGGCACTGCCGTGGGCAGGGTTTGCTCGGCCCAGATGGTCTTGCCTCGGGCGGCGTAGCGGGTTCCCCAGCGTCGGGTGAGTTGGGCGATGAGGAACAGGCCGCGCCCGCCTTCGTCAGTGTCGTACGCGTGGCGCAGGCGCGGTGCGGTACTGCTGTCGTCGGTGACCTCGCAGATGAGGGTGAGGTCGCGGATCAGACGCAGCTGGATGGGGCCGGTGGCGTATCGGATGGCGTTGGTGAGCAGTTCGCTGACGATCAGTTCGGTGGTGAACTCCAGTTCCTCCAGGCCCCAGTAGGCCAGCTGTCGGCCGGTGAGGGTGCGGGCGGTGGCGACGAGTGCAGGGTCGTTGGGCAGGGTCCAGGTCGCCACCTGGTCGGCGTCGAGGCTTTTGGTGCGTGCCAGCAGCAGCACCATGCTCTCCTCGCCGCTGCCCTGGTGTGCTCGGACCACTGCGTCGCAGGTGTCCTTGAGGGCCTTGTGGGGGTTACCAAGGATCCGCCAGGGGCTGGTCGGCTCCTCGGGTGGCTTACCGGCCTCGGCGAGGCTGAGGGTGGACAGGGCGATGGTGCTTCCGGTCGGTAGTTCCACCTCGGTGGTCTCGTACGGAGGGTGGTCGCTTCCCAGGGGCGGACCGGCTGGGACGTCGGGGACCTCGAGCGAGCCGTTTGGGTGGACGATCACGGGTGCGGGATGGCCGGCCCGGGCGAAGGTGCAGCGGCGCGAGATGGGGTCGTAGACCGCGTACACGCAGGTGGCTCTTGCCAGGTGTGCGCCGGCGGAGTCGTCGTCGGCCGGGTGGGTGTGTTCGCTGGTGGGGCCGGACACCAGGTCGTGGAGTTGGGCGAGGAGTTCGTCGGGGGCCAGGTCCTGGGCGGCCAGTGTGTTGACGGCGGTGCGCAGCCGGCCCATGTCCGCTGCTGCCTGCACGCCGACCCCGACCAGATGTCCCACCACCAGGGCAACGCGTGCGCCGGACAGCGGGATGACGTCGAACCAGTCCCCGCCGCCCCGGCTGGACTCGTGGCGCCAGGCCACCTCGACGGCGTTCTGGGCGGGAAAGGTCTGGGGCAGCAGGCTGCGCTGCAGGGTGAGGGCGGCGTTGCGCTCGCGTGTGTACTGGCGCGCGTTGTCCAGGCATACGGCTGCCCGGGCGCCGAGTTCGGCGGCGAGGGCGAGGTCGTCCTCATCGAACGGAGCGGCTCCCTGCACCCGGTAGAAGCTGGCCAGGCCGAGCACCACCCCCCGCGCGGTGAGCGGTACAACCATCATCGAGTGTGCTCCGGCCCGACGCACCAGCTCTGCGCGGCGGAGGTCATGGTCCAGCCACTCATGGTCGACCTGCAGTTCGGCCACCAGACGGGGGAGCAGGTCGGCAAGGCACGCGGTGAAGGACGACGGGTAGTCGGGGATCACCTCGCCCAGACTGTAGGCGGGCTGCGCGAGGAGCCCCTCGGCTGCGCGGAAGCCGGCCCGCCGCAGCAACACCTCGGAGCTCACCGGACCGGGCGGCGGGGCCTCTCCCGCGAGTGCGTCATCGAGGACCTCCACCGCCGCGATGTCGGCAAGGGCGGGCACCGCGACCTCGGCCAGTTCCTCGGCCGTGGTCATCACATCCAGTGTCGTGCCGATCCGGGCGCCCGCCGTCACCAGCAGATTCAGACGGGTCTGGGCCCGTCGCCGCTCGGTCACGTCCTGTGTGGCGACGACCACCCCGTGGACGGCGCCGGCCGGGTTCTTCAGGGGCAGGAGGGTCATGTCGTAGGTGTGATCGTGGTCGGGGTCGGCCGGTGGGCGGCCGACTTGGTCGAAGGCCATTGGCCGGCCGGTCTCCACCACTGACCGGAACTTCTGCTCCGCCTCGTCGTCGATCATGCCCGGAGCTACCTCGCGAGCCCGGCGTCCGACGGCCTCCTGGCCCACCGCCCCCCCCCGGATTCCTGGCCCCGCAAGGTTCAGCCGGACGATCCGCAGCTCCCGGTCCAGGACCTGCACACCGAGGGGGGACTCGGTAAGCAACGCTCTGAGCAACGCCGCGTCGATCATCTCCTCCTCGGTCCTGTCCGCGGGGTCGAGCAACACACACCAACGCACCGCAGCGTCCTCGCCCAGCAGCGCAGACACCCTGGCGCGGACATCGAGCTGGTGCCCGTCCCGGTGCCGCGCGACCACAGTCGCTCCCGACATTCCGCCTCCGTAGGCCAGCTGATCGCGGGCCAGCAGCGTTGCCACCGGCCGGCCCACGATCTCCTGCGACCGATACCCGAGCAGCTCCTGTGCCTCCTGACTCCACTCGGCCACCAAGCCCTGCTCGTCCAGGACCAACGAAGCACCGCGAGGCGGATGCAGCCCACCTCGGCGCTCAGCAGCGTCCCTTCGCGCATTCATGGTCGACTCCGTCCAGGCCTTTCCCGCTCACTGCCCTGGAGTGACCGAGGCCTACGGGACCAATATGACCAAAGCCGGCGACCGGATACCGCCAAGGACGGGCCGTTTGGGCCAGCACATCCATCCCTACCAGCAGGACGATCGGGCCCGTCATCCGTCAAGCCGCAATCACGGCCATCCTCGACAGAAGGCGCGTTCGAATGCGGGCGCTGCTTCGCGCAGATGGTGGCGGGCGTGGGTGGGCTTTGGCCGAGCACAGCAATCCCAAGGTGAACCACGCCAAAGATCATTTCGTTAGAAGGTCAAAGCGGATAAGCGGAGACGACACGCTGGAAGTCGATCCGCTCGGACCTGGCATGCGTATCAACGAGCAGAGGTTTGCAGCGCTCAGGCGGGCACGCCCAAGGGCGCCAGGTCGGCGAAGTCATTCCCGATCCCGGATGGGGAGGTTCAGTCGTGATCAGTGAGGAACAGCTCACCGTCAATGCAGTGACCCGTGGAAGCTCTGTCACCGAGTTGTCCCGTGCCACGTCGAGCGTCGTCCTTGTGTGCATGCCACATGCCTGAGATGCCCTGGGTTGCGACGGCGCTCGCTCTGCTCTGGGTCGTCACGGTTGTTGCAAGATCTGCGTCCTCACGCGCCGCTAAGAAGAGGGAGCCATGGAGCGTGGACAGCTACGTGTCGCTGACGAAGGCGACCGACCTGGCGGAGCACGCCATGAGGGAGTCGGACCGCGAACTGTGCGAGCTTCTGTGGAGCTTGCCCGCCAAAGACCGACGACAATTGTGAAGAGCGGCATAGGGTGCGGCATGAATTCCCCCCTTGTTGTTGATGATCCGGGGAGGTGGCAAGGCCCGCCCGCGGTAGCTGGTCACGCTGCACCGGCCGAAGACGAGCCAGACGGCCCAGGCTGCTGCGCCGAGCCACGGAGCGCCGGGCGTCGCCCACCCCAATCCACCAGCCTGGCCGCGCTGTCTTCGGTGATCACGACCTTCCCGGGATTCAGGTCGGGTCGCTTCGTGCGCGGAGGCCGGCAGGGCGACGGCCTAGACGAGCGCGCTGGCTGTGAGCACAGTTGCGGCGAAGCGGCGGGCGGTCGAAGAAGCAGACATATGTCCCCTCAAGAACAGTTCCTCTAACGGTCAATACAAGTTGGCGGTAAAGGTGCGCGTTCCCGACCCATCCCGGGCCGAGGGCCTGAATTCTGCGCCCTCGTCGGGCCCGCGGCAGACCGAAGGGCTTGCTGTTGATCGTTGAACGGGTGGGTGTAGCGGTCAGCGGACGTCAGGGGCACGCCCGTCGCATAGGTATGCCCGTTGCAGGCGACAGGTGCGGAATGTCCGCGATTGGTATCCGAACTCAGCTCCGGCGCACAACCCGCCACACCGCCCCGCGCCACGCCACGCCCCCGCAAACGGGCACGATCTCAGTAACGGGCGCCCTACCCAATTTCTCGCACACACAGGCCTGAATCGCACAACCGTACAGGAAGCAAGGGTTCCTGTCGCGACGGGGGAATACGCGACAGGAACCCTCACCGCACCACGTGCCCCAAAACGCCGCCGCAACACACACCGCGGCCCCACTCAGTTGATCCGGACACGGCTGTGCGCATTCACCTGAACGCCGACACCTCAGCGGCCTTGTGACCACACGTTCGGCTCACGTGTCGGCCCGGTCGACGGTGGCGGAACTGACAGTCAGGGCATCGTGGGGAATGGAGTCCGCCCGGAAGTCCTTCGCACGTCGACCGGGCGGACCACTTCGAGCGGGGCCCTCGTCACCGGCCTGATGATGACGGCGTTCCCGACGCCAGCCGCGCCGCGTGCCTCTCCCTGCTATGCAGCGTTCGACAACAGCGCCTCAAGACGCCTGTTGGCAGGCCCCGACCACCCCGCGGCCTGCCAACCAAGTGCTGAGCACGAGCCAGGACACCAGCTGCCCTGCACGTGAGCTCGCATTCCCCTCTGCGACTGAGCCCAGTACGCGGACACGGCTGTGCCTCGCATTGAAAACGGGAGGTCCCGCGAGCGCCGCCCCGGTTGGACGCCCAGTGGCCCTCATCAGCGCACCGCAGGAACCGAACCTATCTGTGCCCAACCGCCACGGCGGCCTTTACCACCAGCACAGTTGCGGGAAGCTGCTACGACGATGTGTACGGGCTGCCGGGACCATGGATCACGCCTGTGAGGCCGTCGAGAAGCGGCACGTTTACCTAGACCCGGACGGCGGCCGCTCGGCAACGCTGGGTATGCGTCATCGTGGCGGCGCCCACGAGTGTCGTCTACCAGAATCAGAGTGGCGGCTACTCCTGCGCCCAGTACGAGCAGGAGGGCTACCTCGTTCCGCACTTCAAGTCGGGCCTGGACAAGCAGTTGAAGGCGATCATCGTCGGCGAGCTGCGCGGGTGGGGCATGCGCGGCCAGCAGTGGCCGGTGGACCTGCTCGACCGGCTGCGGGCAGCCGTCAGCTCCTTCGCGGTGTACGGCACCGGCCGCCGTGACGAGCCATATCCGACGGCAGTGGCCTCGACGAGACCTGGCTTACGGAGGCTGCTGACGCCTGGATCCCTGTCGTCAGTCGCGACGGGCCCATCGTGCTGGTGTGGGAGAACTCGCACTAGTCACGTCACGTATCAGGCGTCGATCGCCCTGCGAGTCGTTCCTATCCTGGCGCTGCGACAGCGTGCGCGATATTCGCAGTGCACGTCCATCCACCACGACAAGGGCAGCTGAATGACCGGGTCGGATTCTATGAGCATGCGCGCTCGCCGTTCCCGGACCACCCCGACCTGACAGTTGGTGACCTTGCCCGCGGTCCGGTGCACTGCCGGGACATACATGCCGAGGCGTCTCCGTCCTTGAGGAAGCCCGTGTCGTCGACGATCAGCGCCTCCGCGCCGATCACATCCTGCCTCGGGCCAGCACATGGGCTGTATCCCACGGGCTG
This is a stretch of genomic DNA from Streptomyces sp. NBC_01717. It encodes these proteins:
- a CDS encoding type II toxin-antitoxin system Phd/YefM family antitoxin; the protein is MTEIAISKARSELGDLVRRAAHGRETIALTDHGHVAALLVSPQVIEDLEDSLAIAERERRRAQGTLGEGVSHEEVGRMLGLRT
- a CDS encoding type II toxin-antitoxin system RelE family toxin — translated: MTYSIIWEPEATSAAVRFLKDDPQGLAALYEAVDALAGDPRPAHSTPYGSVYRRLRVGSYRALYVIDDEVIRILVTHIGRMFT
- a CDS encoding BlaI/MecI/CopY family transcriptional regulator, which produces MSEIQAHATGLTSQYIAQVTGDLERNVKEQERISAEIEALQEQLGALQHDHSVLVSMQEALGGANAVAEADTTAAPTVPRQATAEPRQSTPKKAAAASAKTTASKKSAAKTPSAKASSAKVPKTDTKPTLVNLIRGHLEQQSEPRSATEISAALTQAHPDRGVKTTVVRTTLEGLVAKSQAQRTKQGSSVFYTATATSETAAAEPQQETVAG
- a CDS encoding SpoIIE family protein phosphatase, translating into MNARRDAAERRGGLHPPRGASLVLDEQGLVAEWSQEAQELLGYRSQEIVGRPVATLLARDQLAYGGGMSGATVVARHRDGHQLDVRARVSALLGEDAAVRWCVLLDPADRTEEEMIDAALLRALLTESPLGVQVLDRELRIVRLNLAGPGIRGGAVGQEAVGRRAREVAPGMIDDEAEQKFRSVVETGRPMAFDQVGRPPADPDHDHTYDMTLLPLKNPAGAVHGVVVATQDVTERRRAQTRLNLLVTAGARIGTTLDVMTTAEELAEVAVPALADIAAVEVLDDALAGEAPPPGPVSSEVLLRRAGFRAAEGLLAQPAYSLGEVIPDYPSSFTACLADLLPRLVAELQVDHEWLDHDLRRAELVRRAGAHSMMVVPLTARGVVLGLASFYRVQGAAPFDEDDLALAAELGARAAVCLDNARQYTRERNAALTLQRSLLPQTFPAQNAVEVAWRHESSRGGGDWFDVIPLSGARVALVVGHLVGVGVQAAADMGRLRTAVNTLAAQDLAPDELLAQLHDLVSGPTSEHTHPADDDSAGAHLARATCVYAVYDPISRRCTFARAGHPAPVIVHPNGSLEVPDVPAGPPLGSDHPPYETTEVELPTGSTIALSTLSLAEAGKPPEEPTSPWRILGNPHKALKDTCDAVVRAHQGSGEESMVLLLARTKSLDADQVATWTLPNDPALVATARTLTGRQLAYWGLEELEFTTELIVSELLTNAIRYATGPIQLRLIRDLTLICEVTDDSSTAPRLRHAYDTDEGGRGLFLIAQLTRRWGTRYAARGKTIWAEQTLPTAVPHAEEPVPTPPATT
- a CDS encoding DUF6210 family protein, whose product is MAAPTSVVYQNQSGGYSCAQYEQEGYLVPHFKSGLDKQLKAIIVGELRGWGMRGQQWPVDLLDRLRAAVSSFAVYGTGRRDEPYPTAVASTRPGLRRLLTPGSLSSVATGPSCWCGRTRTSHVTYQASIALRVVPILALRQRARYSQCTSIHHDKGS